A genomic segment from Neobacillus sp. YX16 encodes:
- the pepF gene encoding oligoendopeptidase F — MSVYTSRNDVPVNEKWSLEDIYSDLTKWENDLQLVEKMADKLKQFDGAIQDGKSLYQYLKQREELSYTFNHVYAYAMLRVDEDTRETSSQSLLDRAKGLSVKVSSSTSFFMPYLLGLDKETLSSFIAEEEGLKYFEEDLYESFRYKTHVLSKDQEEVLSQLGEALSAPSTTFGMINNADIKFGDVTNNNGEKVQLTRGMYSKLIEDEDRERRREAYKAYYKPYVELKNSIASTLSAAIKNNVTLAKIRKYPSALEKALFGDMVPKEVYENLIAATKKNIAPLHRYSEIRKQKLQLDELRQYDMSVPLVQGVKQVIPYEEAYETMIKALGPLGQEYVSILKEFKDARYIDVRETPGKRSGAYNLGIYGVHPFILLNHQDDLDSLFTLAHECGHGVHSKLSSQHQPQITARYSIFVAEVASTVNEILLINYLLNTEKNLEVRKHLLNHFIDQFKGTFFTQVMFAEFEKITHELTEKGTPLNVEVFNQTYEALFREYNGDEVVFDDEVKFGWSRIPHFYRPFYVYKYATGFASAIHLATKILEGDKETLQSYLNFLKSGSCDYPLELLKKTGVDLTTPVPIENAMKKFGDLVKEFSSL, encoded by the coding sequence ATGTCAGTCTATACTTCTAGAAATGATGTACCAGTAAATGAAAAATGGAGCCTTGAAGACATTTATTCAGATTTAACTAAATGGGAAAACGATCTTCAGCTTGTTGAAAAAATGGCCGATAAACTGAAGCAATTTGATGGAGCCATTCAGGATGGTAAGAGTCTTTATCAATACTTGAAACAAAGAGAGGAATTATCTTATACATTTAATCATGTTTATGCTTATGCCATGCTGAGGGTAGATGAGGATACAAGGGAAACTAGTTCACAATCATTATTAGATCGTGCCAAAGGACTTAGTGTGAAGGTTAGTTCCTCAACATCGTTTTTTATGCCATACTTATTAGGTTTAGATAAAGAAACCTTAAGCAGCTTTATTGCAGAAGAAGAAGGTCTTAAGTACTTTGAAGAGGATTTATATGAATCCTTTCGATATAAGACACATGTCCTTAGTAAAGATCAGGAAGAAGTTTTATCACAATTAGGCGAAGCACTGTCTGCTCCAAGTACAACCTTTGGGATGATCAATAATGCAGATATTAAGTTTGGCGATGTAACCAATAACAATGGTGAAAAGGTCCAGTTAACAAGAGGGATGTACTCGAAATTAATCGAGGATGAAGACCGGGAAAGACGGAGGGAAGCATATAAAGCCTATTATAAGCCATACGTTGAATTAAAGAATTCCATTGCGAGCACACTTTCTGCAGCAATCAAAAATAACGTCACCTTAGCAAAAATTAGGAAATATCCATCAGCATTAGAAAAAGCACTTTTCGGTGATATGGTACCGAAGGAAGTATATGAGAACCTGATAGCTGCAACGAAAAAAAATATCGCACCGCTTCACAGGTATTCTGAGATCCGCAAGCAGAAGCTGCAGCTGGATGAACTTAGGCAATATGATATGTCCGTTCCTTTAGTACAGGGTGTAAAACAGGTTATTCCCTATGAGGAAGCATATGAAACCATGATAAAAGCTTTAGGACCTCTTGGGCAAGAATACGTATCCATACTTAAAGAATTCAAGGATGCCAGGTATATTGATGTACGTGAGACTCCTGGTAAGCGCTCAGGTGCCTATAATTTGGGGATCTACGGGGTTCATCCATTTATACTATTAAATCATCAAGATGATTTGGACAGTTTATTTACGCTTGCCCATGAGTGTGGTCACGGGGTCCATAGTAAATTAAGCTCGCAGCATCAGCCTCAAATTACGGCTCGTTATAGTATTTTTGTCGCAGAAGTGGCTTCCACGGTCAACGAAATTTTGCTGATTAATTATTTATTAAATACAGAAAAGAATCTTGAAGTAAGGAAGCATTTATTAAATCATTTCATAGATCAATTTAAGGGAACATTCTTTACCCAAGTCATGTTTGCAGAATTTGAGAAAATCACTCATGAACTGACAGAAAAGGGTACCCCATTAAATGTCGAGGTATTTAATCAGACCTATGAAGCATTGTTCAGGGAATACAATGGGGATGAGGTAGTTTTTGACGATGAAGTGAAATTTGGCTGGTCAAGAATTCCTCATTTCTATCGACCATTTTACGTCTATAAGTACGCAACTGGTTTTGCATCAGCAATTCATTTGGCCACGAAAATACTTGAAGGGGATAAAGAAACATTACAATCCTACCTTAACTTTCTAAAGAGCGGAAGCTGTGATTATCCACTCGAGTTGTTAAAGAAGACTGGAGTGGATTTAACCACGCCTGTGCCAATTGAAAATGCCATGAAAAAGTTTGGAGACCTGGTAAAAGAATTCTCAAGCTTATAA
- a CDS encoding VTT domain-containing protein, giving the protein MKDTTFSKFFFTFIIMVIQNSFTIIPLIIIITINYALFGFFNGLIWSWFTSIIAAGIWFFGSRYFFNDWVQKKTNPELLSKMEQNGLLFVFQARIIPFVPTSLINILSGLSSITFKHFIMGTMFGNLIFFFVLMLIPAGFMEGNMEQNILLGLALVFVGIVIFYRLKKKQKRRKHVN; this is encoded by the coding sequence TTGAAAGATACAACATTTTCAAAATTCTTCTTTACCTTCATCATTATGGTGATTCAAAATTCATTTACCATTATTCCTCTCATAATTATCATTACGATAAACTATGCATTATTCGGTTTTTTTAATGGTCTTATTTGGAGTTGGTTCACAAGCATAATTGCTGCTGGCATATGGTTTTTTGGCAGTCGTTATTTTTTCAATGATTGGGTGCAGAAAAAAACGAACCCAGAACTTTTATCAAAGATGGAGCAGAATGGGCTGCTATTTGTATTCCAAGCTAGAATTATTCCGTTTGTTCCTACGAGCTTAATCAATATTCTTAGTGGATTAAGTTCTATTACATTTAAACATTTTATTATGGGTACGATGTTTGGAAATCTCATCTTTTTCTTTGTGTTAATGCTCATCCCCGCAGGATTCATGGAGGGGAATATGGAGCAAAATATCCTGCTCGGTCTAGCGCTTGTTTTTGTAGGTATTGTAATTTTCTATCGGCTTAAGAAAAAACAGAAAAGAAGAAAACATGTAAATTAG
- a CDS encoding Na+/H+ antiporter NhaC family protein has product MSTNKKGNPWALIPFAVFLVLFIGSGIVTGDFYKFPVIVAIVIAAAVALTMNRKETFNQKVEIFTRGAGESNIMLMVVIFLLAGAFSETAKGMGAVDSTVNMALSIVPQNLLMVGVFIIACFISLSMGTSMGTIVALAPIGVGISEQTDISLALSMAAVIGGAMFGDNLSFISDTTIAAVRTQGTKMKDKFKMNFLIVLPAAIITCIILAILTMGEQANISQQSFNWIKILPYLGVLITALAGVNVFLVLAFGILFAGFIGIVDGSYKLMELIQKTSEGMAGMFEISFLAILIAGMVEVIKHNGGIDYLLHLVTSNIKSKKGAEFGIAGLVSLTDLATANNTISIVIAGPLAKNIADKYGIDPRKSASLLDVFSCSIQGLIPYGAQLLVAAGVAGISPVSILTYSYYPVLIGICGVAAILTGYPRLTIKSGKESTTKQLRSDLQ; this is encoded by the coding sequence ATGAGTACAAACAAAAAAGGCAATCCATGGGCGTTGATACCTTTTGCTGTATTTTTAGTATTATTTATCGGATCGGGAATTGTCACGGGCGATTTTTATAAATTTCCGGTCATTGTGGCAATTGTTATTGCAGCAGCTGTTGCGTTAACAATGAATAGGAAAGAAACTTTTAATCAAAAGGTAGAAATTTTCACAAGAGGTGCGGGAGAATCAAATATCATGCTTATGGTTGTGATTTTCCTGTTAGCAGGTGCCTTTTCAGAGACAGCTAAAGGCATGGGTGCAGTAGATTCAACGGTTAATATGGCATTATCTATAGTACCTCAAAATCTGTTAATGGTCGGTGTCTTTATTATTGCTTGTTTTATATCATTATCTATGGGGACAAGTATGGGAACAATTGTAGCACTAGCCCCTATAGGAGTTGGTATTAGTGAGCAAACGGATATATCACTTGCTCTTTCGATGGCAGCAGTGATAGGTGGAGCCATGTTTGGGGATAACTTGTCTTTTATTTCAGATACCACGATTGCAGCAGTCAGGACGCAAGGGACAAAAATGAAAGATAAATTTAAAATGAATTTTCTTATTGTTCTTCCTGCCGCCATTATTACATGTATCATTCTTGCTATACTAACAATGGGTGAACAGGCCAATATCAGTCAGCAATCCTTTAATTGGATAAAGATTCTACCCTATTTAGGTGTACTAATTACTGCGTTGGCAGGAGTAAATGTATTTTTGGTTCTTGCATTCGGAATACTGTTCGCCGGTTTTATTGGGATAGTTGATGGCAGTTATAAGCTTATGGAACTTATTCAGAAAACGAGTGAAGGTATGGCGGGAATGTTTGAAATATCCTTCCTGGCCATTTTAATTGCTGGTATGGTGGAAGTAATAAAACATAATGGCGGGATTGATTACTTACTCCATCTCGTAACGAGTAACATTAAATCGAAAAAAGGTGCTGAATTCGGGATCGCTGGACTTGTAAGCTTAACAGATCTAGCAACAGCAAATAATACAATCTCAATCGTTATTGCTGGACCGCTTGCAAAGAATATAGCTGATAAATACGGAATTGACCCTCGCAAATCAGCAAGTTTACTCGACGTTTTTTCGTGCAGCATTCAAGGATTAATCCCATATGGAGCTCAATTGCTCGTTGCTGCAGGGGTAGCTGGCATATCCCCTGTCAGTATTTTAACCTATTCTTATTACCCAGTATTAATAGGGATATGTGGAGTGGCAGCCATTTTAACTGGTTACCCACGTCTTACTATAAAAAGTGGTAAAGAAAGCACGACTAAACAATTACGTTCTGATCTACAGTGA
- the pxpB gene encoding 5-oxoprolinase subunit PxpB — MCVEIVPLGDSAITITFGNKIDERIHQQIHQFLHVFRGNKVVGVLECIPAYTSISIFYNPSIISYNQLKKKVYTTYEAALETTNIESVVYRIPVYYGGETGPDLRFIAEHNNLSEQEVVNYHANKEYLIHMIGFVAGFPYLGGLSDKITAPRLEKPRPKIAAGSVGIGGSQTGIYPAEVPSGWRIIGITPLRLFDIENEIPSLLSAGNYVTFLPVDYEEFLSLKERAAARKYEILTYKKGE, encoded by the coding sequence ATGTGTGTTGAAATCGTACCATTAGGTGATTCCGCAATCACGATTACCTTTGGCAATAAAATTGATGAAAGGATTCATCAACAAATTCATCAATTTCTACATGTGTTTAGAGGAAATAAGGTGGTAGGTGTGTTAGAATGTATCCCTGCCTATACGTCCATCTCCATATTTTATAACCCTTCAATTATTTCATATAATCAATTAAAGAAAAAAGTATATACAACTTATGAGGCTGCACTGGAAACAACCAATATAGAATCAGTTGTCTATAGGATTCCGGTTTATTATGGCGGGGAGACTGGTCCGGATTTAAGGTTCATTGCCGAACATAATAATTTAAGTGAGCAGGAAGTAGTTAATTATCATGCAAACAAAGAATACTTGATACATATGATTGGGTTTGTAGCGGGTTTCCCATATCTAGGCGGACTTTCCGATAAAATCACCGCTCCTCGTCTAGAAAAGCCGAGACCCAAAATAGCGGCAGGGTCTGTTGGTATTGGAGGAAGTCAAACGGGGATATATCCAGCTGAGGTACCTTCGGGATGGAGGATTATTGGCATAACTCCATTACGATTATTTGATATAGAAAATGAAATTCCATCGCTTTTATCTGCAGGAAATTATGTCACCTTCCTGCCTGTGGATTATGAGGAGTTCCTTTCCCTAAAAGAACGGGCAGCTGCTAGAAAGTATGAAATATTGACTTACAAAAAGGGAGAGTAA
- a CDS encoding 5-oxoprolinase subunit PxpA — protein MNVIDLNCDLGESYGLYKIGNDKEILKHISSANIACGYHAGDHNVMMETVKLAKKYHVRIGAHPGFPDLAGFGRREMNINPAEIYNLILYQIGALAAFAQTQGVSLVHVKPHGALYNMASSNRSIAVAIAQAVSDYDRRLILFGLSGSELILAGKEKGLLTASEVFADRTYQPDGTLTSRSEQNSMIHDVKLAAERLIRMVKEGKVTATDGTDIDISADTICVHGDEPDALEFSKELKQALLKENIRIRKCW, from the coding sequence ATGAATGTTATTGACCTTAATTGTGATCTTGGAGAGAGTTATGGGTTATATAAAATTGGAAATGATAAAGAAATTTTGAAACATATCTCATCTGCAAATATTGCTTGCGGCTATCATGCTGGAGATCATAATGTGATGATGGAAACCGTAAAACTGGCTAAAAAGTATCATGTGAGAATTGGCGCCCACCCTGGATTTCCTGATCTAGCAGGATTTGGACGGCGGGAAATGAATATTAATCCAGCAGAAATTTATAATCTAATCCTCTATCAGATTGGTGCCCTAGCTGCGTTTGCTCAAACTCAAGGTGTATCATTGGTTCATGTAAAGCCACATGGTGCACTATATAATATGGCATCTAGTAATCGTTCAATCGCTGTTGCTATTGCACAGGCTGTATCAGATTATGATAGAAGATTAATCCTTTTTGGTTTATCTGGCAGTGAACTTATACTGGCAGGTAAAGAAAAGGGCTTGCTGACAGCGTCAGAAGTATTTGCTGATCGAACCTATCAGCCTGATGGGACCTTAACCTCGAGAAGCGAACAGAACAGCATGATTCATGATGTGAAGCTTGCAGCGGAAAGATTAATTCGAATGGTTAAGGAAGGAAAAGTAACTGCAACAGATGGTACCGACATAGATATCAGTGCAGACACAATATGTGTTCATGGCGATGAACCTGATGCCTTAGAGTTTAGTAAGGAATTAAAACAAGCTTTATTAAAGGAAAATATAAGGATAAGAAAGTGTTGGTAA
- a CDS encoding biotin-dependent carboxyltransferase family protein — translation MKTPIFKVIKPGLQTTVQDLGRYGFREYGVSPSGAMDSYSLQMGNLLVGNVLGEAALEAPLIGPVLLALHDVSIAICGGNFTPKINNKEVHLWKCTVLKKGQTLSFGRVKEGARTYISVAGGIHVPLVLNSKSTYLTGKFGGLDGRALKEGDILYGIPCIRRNRFLHAKFIPEYTNSLTLRIIAGPHKDKFTSFGFETFLTGEYIISPQSNRMGYQLSGPKIEHRSTADIISDTIPLGGIQVPSSGQPIILMAEHQTTGGYSRIGTVISTDIPLLAQAKPGTRIRFKEISLQSAQNLIIECKKTIKYLHLLSRS, via the coding sequence ATGAAGACTCCAATCTTTAAGGTAATAAAACCAGGATTGCAAACAACCGTACAAGACCTCGGAAGATATGGATTCCGTGAATACGGGGTTAGCCCATCGGGAGCGATGGACTCATATTCTTTACAAATGGGTAATTTATTAGTTGGTAACGTCTTAGGTGAGGCTGCACTTGAAGCACCTCTAATAGGACCCGTTCTCTTGGCTTTGCATGACGTCTCTATTGCAATATGCGGCGGTAATTTCACCCCGAAAATTAATAATAAGGAAGTACACCTTTGGAAATGCACCGTATTAAAGAAAGGGCAAACCCTCTCGTTTGGCAGGGTAAAAGAGGGAGCAAGAACATATATTAGTGTTGCTGGAGGTATTCATGTTCCACTCGTATTGAACAGTAAATCAACATATTTAACAGGAAAATTTGGAGGGTTGGATGGCAGGGCTCTAAAAGAAGGAGATATCCTTTATGGGATACCCTGCATCAGAAGAAATAGATTTCTTCACGCCAAGTTTATCCCAGAATATACGAATTCATTAACACTTAGGATAATAGCGGGCCCCCATAAGGATAAATTTACTTCATTCGGATTCGAAACATTCCTGACTGGAGAATATATCATCTCTCCTCAATCAAACCGAATGGGGTATCAATTATCGGGTCCAAAAATTGAGCATAGAAGTACAGCTGATATTATTTCTGACACCATTCCCTTAGGTGGAATACAAGTCCCATCAAGCGGGCAGCCCATTATTTTAATGGCTGAGCACCAAACTACAGGAGGCTATTCTAGAATAGGAACGGTTATATCAACAGATATCCCGCTTCTTGCTCAAGCTAAACCGGGAACAAGGATAAGATTTAAGGAGATTTCCCTTCAATCTGCCCAAAATTTGATAATCGAATGTAAGAAAACGATAAAATATTTACACTTGTTGTCTAGGTCTTAA
- a CDS encoding YitT family protein: MTELVNGKVQHRKLPLSKKIFRAIAISLGAILMATGLEIFLVPNKVIDGGVTGISIMLSHLTGLELGIFLFLLNLPFVYLGYKQMGKTFAISTVYGIIVLSVFTTLFHPIPAFTDDILLATIFGGMILGIGVGIVIRFGGALDGTEILSLVITKKVPFSVGQIIMFINLFILGAAGFVFSWDRAMYSLLAYVIAAKAIDTVVDGFEESKSVWIISDVAEEIGNAVNARLGRGVTYLKGEGAYTGDHKKVIFSIITRLEESKLTTIVEEIDPNAFLAIADISEVRGGRFKKRDIH; the protein is encoded by the coding sequence GTGACAGAATTAGTAAACGGAAAAGTACAGCATCGAAAACTTCCTCTTAGTAAAAAAATCTTTCGAGCGATAGCCATTTCTCTCGGAGCGATACTAATGGCTACCGGTCTAGAGATCTTTTTAGTCCCAAATAAAGTAATTGATGGCGGCGTAACAGGTATATCGATAATGTTATCTCATCTAACGGGTCTTGAGCTCGGTATCTTTCTATTCCTGTTAAACCTGCCATTTGTATATTTGGGATACAAACAGATGGGTAAAACCTTCGCAATTTCTACCGTATATGGAATTATTGTTTTATCTGTTTTTACAACATTATTTCATCCAATACCAGCCTTTACCGACGATATACTTCTTGCAACCATATTTGGCGGCATGATATTAGGAATTGGAGTTGGAATTGTTATTCGCTTCGGCGGAGCATTAGATGGTACAGAAATACTATCACTTGTGATCACCAAGAAAGTACCATTCTCCGTTGGTCAAATAATTATGTTTATTAACCTCTTTATTTTAGGGGCAGCAGGATTTGTGTTCAGTTGGGACCGGGCGATGTATTCCTTGCTAGCTTACGTTATTGCTGCGAAAGCAATTGATACGGTAGTGGATGGTTTCGAGGAATCGAAATCTGTTTGGATTATCAGTGATGTAGCAGAAGAAATTGGAAACGCCGTAAATGCTCGCTTAGGTCGTGGTGTAACATACCTTAAGGGGGAGGGAGCCTATACCGGAGACCATAAGAAGGTAATTTTCAGTATCATCACTCGACTAGAAGAATCGAAACTGACAACGATTGTTGAGGAAATTGATCCAAATGCCTTTTTGGCGATAGCAGACATATCCGAAGTTAGGGGCGGACGTTTCAAGAAGAGGGACATCCATTAA
- the aspA gene encoding aspartate ammonia-lyase has protein sequence MSTDKKRIEKDFLGEKEIPVDAYYGIQTIRAVENFPITGYRIHESLIKALAMVKKAAAIANMNTTRLYKGLADVIIQAADEIIAGKWDDQFIVDPIQGGAGTSMNMNVNEVIANRGLELLGQAKGDYFHLSPNTHVNMSQSTNDVFPTAIHISTLTLLEKLLVTMEDMQKVFKQKAVQFEKVIKMGRTHLQDAVPIRLGQEFEAYSRVLTRDINRIKHTREHLLEVNMGATAVGTGLNADPKYIKDVVKQLAEISGFPLVNAEHLVDATQNTDAYTEVSASLKVCMMNMSKIANDLRLMASGPRAGLGEIRLPARQPGSSIMPGKVNPVMPELINQIAFQVIGNDHTICLASEAGQLELNVMEPVLVFNLLQSISIMNNGFRAFTDHCLTGIEANEERLKDYVNKSVGIITAVNPHLGYEVAARIAREATISGKSVRELCLQYDVLTEEELDIILNVYEMTEPGIAGEELLDRD, from the coding sequence ATGTCAACAGACAAGAAAAGAATTGAGAAAGACTTCTTAGGTGAAAAAGAGATACCGGTTGATGCGTACTATGGGATTCAAACAATCAGGGCAGTAGAGAATTTTCCGATTACAGGTTATCGCATTCATGAGTCCCTAATTAAAGCGCTTGCAATGGTAAAAAAGGCAGCAGCAATTGCTAATATGAATACTACTAGATTATACAAAGGTCTTGCTGATGTCATCATACAAGCTGCAGATGAGATTATTGCTGGTAAATGGGATGATCAATTTATCGTCGATCCGATTCAGGGTGGTGCGGGTACATCGATGAACATGAATGTAAATGAAGTCATTGCTAATCGTGGACTCGAATTACTTGGCCAAGCTAAAGGTGATTATTTTCATTTAAGTCCTAACACACATGTAAATATGTCACAATCTACGAATGATGTATTTCCGACAGCAATACATATCTCAACTCTTACATTATTAGAAAAATTACTAGTAACAATGGAAGATATGCAAAAAGTATTTAAACAAAAAGCTGTCCAGTTTGAGAAGGTTATTAAAATGGGACGTACGCATCTACAGGATGCCGTTCCGATTCGTCTTGGACAAGAATTTGAAGCTTACTCTCGGGTCCTTACTCGTGATATCAATCGAATTAAACATACACGAGAGCATTTGTTAGAAGTGAATATGGGAGCAACAGCAGTAGGAACAGGCTTGAACGCAGATCCTAAATATATTAAAGATGTAGTGAAACAGCTCGCTGAAATCAGTGGTTTTCCACTTGTAAATGCAGAGCACCTTGTGGATGCTACACAAAATACAGACGCTTATACAGAGGTTTCAGCCTCTCTAAAAGTCTGCATGATGAATATGTCGAAAATCGCTAATGACCTTCGCTTGATGGCTTCAGGTCCTCGAGCTGGGCTAGGTGAAATTCGTCTGCCTGCACGTCAGCCAGGTTCTTCGATTATGCCAGGAAAGGTGAATCCGGTTATGCCTGAGCTAATCAATCAAATTGCCTTCCAGGTGATTGGGAATGACCACACCATTTGTCTTGCATCTGAAGCTGGTCAACTTGAGCTGAATGTAATGGAGCCAGTTTTAGTCTTTAACCTTCTTCAGTCCATCAGTATTATGAACAACGGGTTCCGTGCTTTTACAGATCATTGCTTAACAGGCATTGAAGCAAATGAAGAGCGTTTAAAAGATTATGTAAACAAAAGTGTAGGAATTATTACGGCTGTAAATCCACATCTCGGATACGAAGTAGCTGCACGAATTGCCAGAGAAGCAACCATTTCTGGGAAATCTGTTCGTGAATTATGTCTACAGTATGATGTTTTAACAGAAGAGGAATTAGATATTATTTTGAATGTCTATGAAATGACTGAGCCAGGTATTGCAGGAGAAGAACTTTTGGATAGAGATTAA
- a CDS encoding polysaccharide deacetylase family protein: MTGIIMILTVMIFSLFLVLGVVSHFQKKSGKWIYFTLTALSLIAFAFMLFFLNWDLSKPVQNKPDPPVTEIPDKGNEDPGIENPLPIKQSVEEPKDEDPKDEEPADPPPAVPAKIIVPESETVDYSVVAGDTLWSIAQRADLTVAKIKQWNNLASDNIFVGQILKLYGKNVEPPPPQEPPKQETPPTTVPSFIISNGSLQQKEIALTFDSGSDAIGIAILDVLKKHNVKATFFLTGSWADKFPSYAKRMAIEGHEIGNHTYSHPDAVNTNTNIFVQDIIKAEEAIKRATGVTPRPYFRFPFGTYNEAALKAVGSAGYPYIIQWTIDTIDWQEPSVEVIISRIQSGASNGDIILMHIGGINTPEAVDRVIPILKSMGFNLVTLTELLDL; encoded by the coding sequence ATGACAGGAATAATAATGATTCTTACCGTCATGATATTTTCATTATTCCTAGTATTGGGGGTTGTTTCGCACTTCCAAAAAAAAAGTGGGAAGTGGATTTACTTTACACTCACAGCCTTGAGTTTGATTGCCTTTGCCTTTATGTTGTTTTTCTTAAATTGGGACCTTTCAAAGCCTGTACAAAACAAACCTGATCCACCCGTGACCGAAATCCCTGATAAAGGAAACGAGGACCCAGGTATAGAAAATCCTCTACCAATAAAGCAATCAGTTGAGGAGCCAAAAGATGAAGATCCGAAAGATGAGGAGCCAGCCGATCCACCTCCTGCAGTACCTGCAAAAATTATTGTCCCAGAAAGTGAAACTGTGGATTATTCAGTCGTGGCTGGAGACACTTTATGGTCAATTGCACAGAGGGCCGATTTGACAGTTGCTAAAATAAAGCAATGGAATAATTTAGCATCAGATAATATCTTCGTTGGTCAAATCTTAAAATTATATGGAAAAAATGTAGAGCCACCTCCGCCACAAGAACCGCCAAAACAAGAAACTCCCCCAACGACTGTGCCATCTTTCATCATTTCAAACGGCAGCCTTCAGCAAAAGGAAATTGCGTTAACCTTTGATTCCGGCAGTGACGCGATTGGAATTGCAATTTTGGATGTACTGAAAAAGCATAACGTTAAAGCAACCTTTTTCCTTACAGGAAGCTGGGCAGATAAGTTTCCTAGTTACGCAAAGAGAATGGCAATTGAAGGGCATGAAATTGGAAACCATACTTACTCCCACCCAGATGCAGTTAACACTAATACGAATATTTTTGTCCAGGATATTATAAAAGCAGAAGAAGCAATAAAAAGAGCAACAGGTGTTACTCCACGTCCTTATTTCCGCTTTCCATTTGGTACCTATAATGAAGCGGCCCTAAAAGCTGTTGGAAGTGCAGGATATCCATACATCATTCAATGGACCATTGATACCATTGACTGGCAGGAGCCTTCTGTTGAAGTAATTATTTCAAGAATACAATCTGGAGCAAGCAACGGCGACATCATCCTCATGCATATTGGGGGAATCAATACACCTGAAGCAGTTGATAGGGTCATCCCTATTCTAAAATCAATGGGATTTAACTTAGTAACCCTAACAGAATTACTCGATTTATAG
- the asnA gene encoding aspartate--ammonia ligase: protein MQNSLSTQPLYASKLDLLQTEVAIKKTKDFFENSLAESLNLTRVSAPILLKSGKGLNDDLNGVERMVSFEALDIKNTNIEIVQSLAKWKRMALARYGFAHNSGLYTDMNAIRRDEVLDHLHSIYVDQWDWEKIITKEERNLGTLKSEVQKIFQVFKNTEYHLHEYYPVLEPTLPDEIHFITTQELETMYPDFSPKEREDAIAKEYGAVFIMQIGGQLLSGEKHDGRSPDYDDWTLNGDIIFWYPLLEQSIEVSSMGIRVDEEALKKQLKISNTEDRMSLEYHQAILNQELPYTIGGGIGQSRICMLFLQKVHIGEVQVSVWNDEIIENCRKANITLL from the coding sequence ATGCAAAATTCACTATCTACACAACCGCTTTATGCTTCAAAATTAGATCTTTTACAAACAGAAGTGGCAATTAAGAAAACAAAGGATTTCTTTGAGAATTCCTTAGCTGAGAGTTTAAATTTAACCCGAGTATCGGCCCCTATCCTCTTAAAATCTGGTAAGGGTTTAAATGATGACCTAAATGGTGTCGAAAGAATGGTTTCTTTTGAGGCACTAGATATTAAAAATACAAATATTGAAATTGTTCAATCGTTAGCCAAATGGAAAAGGATGGCTCTGGCAAGATATGGCTTTGCCCATAATTCAGGTTTATACACAGATATGAATGCGATTAGACGAGATGAAGTTCTAGACCACTTGCATTCCATTTATGTAGACCAGTGGGACTGGGAGAAAATTATTACAAAAGAAGAGCGTAACTTAGGAACTTTAAAATCAGAAGTACAAAAAATATTTCAAGTATTTAAAAACACAGAATACCATTTACACGAGTATTATCCTGTACTTGAGCCTACTCTGCCTGATGAGATTCATTTTATTACCACGCAGGAACTTGAAACAATGTATCCAGATTTTTCACCGAAAGAACGAGAAGACGCGATTGCAAAAGAATATGGTGCCGTTTTTATTATGCAAATTGGAGGTCAGTTATTGTCTGGGGAAAAACATGATGGTCGGTCACCAGATTATGATGATTGGACATTAAATGGTGATATTATTTTCTGGTATCCCCTTCTGGAACAATCTATTGAAGTTTCTTCTATGGGCATTCGTGTAGATGAAGAGGCACTAAAAAAACAGTTAAAGATTTCAAATACTGAGGATAGAATGTCCTTAGAATACCATCAGGCTATTCTAAATCAGGAACTGCCTTATACAATTGGAGGAGGAATTGGACAATCAAGAATATGTATGTTGTTCCTTCAAAAAGTACACATTGGCGAGGTTCAGGTTTCCGTCTGGAATGATGAAATTATTGAAAACTGTAGAAAAGCAAACATCACACTCTTGTAA